Genomic DNA from Mycolicibacterium helvum:
TTGACCTCGTCAGGCCCGGCGGGCTCCGGCGCCCCCTCGGTGTCCAGCGAATTGGTCTCACGCCGGAACCGGGCGCTGCGGCGTTCGTCGATGATCATGTTGCGGGCGACCGTGAACAGCCAGGCCCGCGCCGAACGCTCGGCATCGCCGGCCACCTCGGGGTGCTGCCAGGCCCGCAGCAGCGTCTCCTGCACCACGTCCTCTGCGCGCGCTGGATCCCCGGTGAGCCGCAGCGCATACCGCCACAATGCGGCCGCGTGCTCCTCGTAGAGCACCCGCACCAACGCCGCTTC
This window encodes:
- a CDS encoding sigma-70 family RNA polymerase sigma factor; amino-acid sequence: MDDPEAALVRVLYEEHAAALWRYALRLTGDPARAEDVVQETLLRAWQHPEVAGDAERSARAWLFTVARNMIIDERRSARFRRETNSLDTEGAPEPAGPDEVNTALDRLLIGDALAQLSPDHRAVVRRSYYLGWTTAQIAADLQIAEGTVKSRLHYAVRALRLTLQEMGVTR